The proteins below come from a single Alosa sapidissima isolate fAloSap1 chromosome 23, fAloSap1.pri, whole genome shotgun sequence genomic window:
- the creb1a gene encoding cyclic AMP-responsive element-binding protein 1a isoform X2 has product MTMEAAAEVQQGGDTAVSETDTQHIATLAQSYLSMCGLQVSMAAGQASASGPTVTLVQLPNGQTVQVHGVIQAAQPSVIQPPQVQTVQISTIAESEDSQESVDSVTDSQKRREILSRRPSYRKILNDLSSDAPAVPRIEEEKSEEDSAPAITTVTVPTPIYQTSSGQYIAITQGGAIQLANNGTDGVQGLQTLTMTNAAGAQPGTTILQYAQTSDGQQILVPSNQVVVQAASGDVQAYQIRTANTSAIAPGVVMASSPALPSQGAEEATRKREVRLMKNREAARECRRKKKEYVKCLENRVAVLENQNKTLIEELKALKDLYCHKSE; this is encoded by the exons ATGACTATGGAAGCTGCTGCAGAGGTCCAGCAGGGCGGCGACACTGCTGTTTCTGAGACAGATACCCAGCACATCGCCACCTTGGCACAG TCCTACCTCTCCATGTGTGGACTGCAGGTGTCCATGGCAGCGGGACAAGCGAGCGCCAGCGGACCCACGGTCACTCTGGTCCAGCTGCCCAACGGGCAGACGGTGCAGGTGCACGGAGTCATCCAGGCCGCACAGCCCTCCGTCATCCAGCCCCCGCAAGTGCAGACAgtacag atttctACTATAGCTGAGAGTGAGGACTCCCAGGAGTCTGTGGACAGTGTGACTGACTCCCAGAAGCGCAGAGAAATCCTGTCTCGACGGCCCTCCTACAG GAAGATCCTGAATGACCTGTCGTCGGATGCTCCGGCTGTTCCGCGGATAGAAGAGGAGAAGTCTGAGGAAGACTCCGCCCCCGCCATCACTACAGTTACAGTGCCCACGCCCATCTATCAAACTAGCAGCGGCCAGTACA TTGCCATCACTCAAGGTGGGGCGATTCAGTTGGCCAATAACGGCACGGACGGCGTACAGGGCCTGCAGACGCTGACCATGACCAACGCGGCGGGTGCCCAGCCGGGCACCACCATCCTACAGTACGCCCAGACCAGCGACGGACAGCAGATACTTGTACCCAGCAACCAGGTGGTCGTGCaag CTGCGTCCGGCGACGTCCAGGCCTACCAGATCCGCACGGCCAACACCAGCGCCATCGCCCCCGGTGTCGTCATGGCGTCGTCCCCCGCTCTCCCCAGCCAGGGTGCCGAAGAGGCCACGCGCAAGAGGGAGGTCCGCCTCATgaagaacag GGAGGCAGCGCGGGAGTGCCGTCGTAAGAAGAAGGAGTACGTGAAATGCCTGGAGAACCGCGTGGCCGTGCTGGAGAACCAGAACAAGACCCTGATCGAGGAGCTGAAGGCCCTCAAGGACCTGTactgccacaagtctgagtag
- the creb1a gene encoding cyclic AMP-responsive element-binding protein 1a isoform X1, with product MTMEAAAEVQQGGDTAVSETDTQHIATLAQVQSYLSMCGLQVSMAAGQASASGPTVTLVQLPNGQTVQVHGVIQAAQPSVIQPPQVQTVQISTIAESEDSQESVDSVTDSQKRREILSRRPSYRKILNDLSSDAPAVPRIEEEKSEEDSAPAITTVTVPTPIYQTSSGQYIAITQGGAIQLANNGTDGVQGLQTLTMTNAAGAQPGTTILQYAQTSDGQQILVPSNQVVVQAASGDVQAYQIRTANTSAIAPGVVMASSPALPSQGAEEATRKREVRLMKNREAARECRRKKKEYVKCLENRVAVLENQNKTLIEELKALKDLYCHKSE from the exons ATGACTATGGAAGCTGCTGCAGAGGTCCAGCAGGGCGGCGACACTGCTGTTTCTGAGACAGATACCCAGCACATCGCCACCTTGGCACAGGTACAG TCCTACCTCTCCATGTGTGGACTGCAGGTGTCCATGGCAGCGGGACAAGCGAGCGCCAGCGGACCCACGGTCACTCTGGTCCAGCTGCCCAACGGGCAGACGGTGCAGGTGCACGGAGTCATCCAGGCCGCACAGCCCTCCGTCATCCAGCCCCCGCAAGTGCAGACAgtacag atttctACTATAGCTGAGAGTGAGGACTCCCAGGAGTCTGTGGACAGTGTGACTGACTCCCAGAAGCGCAGAGAAATCCTGTCTCGACGGCCCTCCTACAG GAAGATCCTGAATGACCTGTCGTCGGATGCTCCGGCTGTTCCGCGGATAGAAGAGGAGAAGTCTGAGGAAGACTCCGCCCCCGCCATCACTACAGTTACAGTGCCCACGCCCATCTATCAAACTAGCAGCGGCCAGTACA TTGCCATCACTCAAGGTGGGGCGATTCAGTTGGCCAATAACGGCACGGACGGCGTACAGGGCCTGCAGACGCTGACCATGACCAACGCGGCGGGTGCCCAGCCGGGCACCACCATCCTACAGTACGCCCAGACCAGCGACGGACAGCAGATACTTGTACCCAGCAACCAGGTGGTCGTGCaag CTGCGTCCGGCGACGTCCAGGCCTACCAGATCCGCACGGCCAACACCAGCGCCATCGCCCCCGGTGTCGTCATGGCGTCGTCCCCCGCTCTCCCCAGCCAGGGTGCCGAAGAGGCCACGCGCAAGAGGGAGGTCCGCCTCATgaagaacag GGAGGCAGCGCGGGAGTGCCGTCGTAAGAAGAAGGAGTACGTGAAATGCCTGGAGAACCGCGTGGCCGTGCTGGAGAACCAGAACAAGACCCTGATCGAGGAGCTGAAGGCCCTCAAGGACCTGTactgccacaagtctgagtag
- the creb1a gene encoding cyclic AMP-responsive element-binding protein 1a isoform X4, with protein MTMEAAAEVQQGGDTAVSETDTQHIATLAQVSMAAGQASASGPTVTLVQLPNGQTVQVHGVIQAAQPSVIQPPQVQTVQISTIAESEDSQESVDSVTDSQKRREILSRRPSYRKILNDLSSDAPAVPRIEEEKSEEDSAPAITTVTVPTPIYQTSSGQYIAITQGGAIQLANNGTDGVQGLQTLTMTNAAGAQPGTTILQYAQTSDGQQILVPSNQVVVQAASGDVQAYQIRTANTSAIAPGVVMASSPALPSQGAEEATRKREVRLMKNREAARECRRKKKEYVKCLENRVAVLENQNKTLIEELKALKDLYCHKSE; from the exons ATGACTATGGAAGCTGCTGCAGAGGTCCAGCAGGGCGGCGACACTGCTGTTTCTGAGACAGATACCCAGCACATCGCCACCTTGGCACAG GTGTCCATGGCAGCGGGACAAGCGAGCGCCAGCGGACCCACGGTCACTCTGGTCCAGCTGCCCAACGGGCAGACGGTGCAGGTGCACGGAGTCATCCAGGCCGCACAGCCCTCCGTCATCCAGCCCCCGCAAGTGCAGACAgtacag atttctACTATAGCTGAGAGTGAGGACTCCCAGGAGTCTGTGGACAGTGTGACTGACTCCCAGAAGCGCAGAGAAATCCTGTCTCGACGGCCCTCCTACAG GAAGATCCTGAATGACCTGTCGTCGGATGCTCCGGCTGTTCCGCGGATAGAAGAGGAGAAGTCTGAGGAAGACTCCGCCCCCGCCATCACTACAGTTACAGTGCCCACGCCCATCTATCAAACTAGCAGCGGCCAGTACA TTGCCATCACTCAAGGTGGGGCGATTCAGTTGGCCAATAACGGCACGGACGGCGTACAGGGCCTGCAGACGCTGACCATGACCAACGCGGCGGGTGCCCAGCCGGGCACCACCATCCTACAGTACGCCCAGACCAGCGACGGACAGCAGATACTTGTACCCAGCAACCAGGTGGTCGTGCaag CTGCGTCCGGCGACGTCCAGGCCTACCAGATCCGCACGGCCAACACCAGCGCCATCGCCCCCGGTGTCGTCATGGCGTCGTCCCCCGCTCTCCCCAGCCAGGGTGCCGAAGAGGCCACGCGCAAGAGGGAGGTCCGCCTCATgaagaacag GGAGGCAGCGCGGGAGTGCCGTCGTAAGAAGAAGGAGTACGTGAAATGCCTGGAGAACCGCGTGGCCGTGCTGGAGAACCAGAACAAGACCCTGATCGAGGAGCTGAAGGCCCTCAAGGACCTGTactgccacaagtctgagtag
- the creb1a gene encoding cyclic AMP-responsive element-binding protein 1a isoform X3, producing the protein MTMEAAAEVQQGGDTAVSETDTQHIATLAQVQVSMAAGQASASGPTVTLVQLPNGQTVQVHGVIQAAQPSVIQPPQVQTVQISTIAESEDSQESVDSVTDSQKRREILSRRPSYRKILNDLSSDAPAVPRIEEEKSEEDSAPAITTVTVPTPIYQTSSGQYIAITQGGAIQLANNGTDGVQGLQTLTMTNAAGAQPGTTILQYAQTSDGQQILVPSNQVVVQAASGDVQAYQIRTANTSAIAPGVVMASSPALPSQGAEEATRKREVRLMKNREAARECRRKKKEYVKCLENRVAVLENQNKTLIEELKALKDLYCHKSE; encoded by the exons ATGACTATGGAAGCTGCTGCAGAGGTCCAGCAGGGCGGCGACACTGCTGTTTCTGAGACAGATACCCAGCACATCGCCACCTTGGCACAGGTACAG GTGTCCATGGCAGCGGGACAAGCGAGCGCCAGCGGACCCACGGTCACTCTGGTCCAGCTGCCCAACGGGCAGACGGTGCAGGTGCACGGAGTCATCCAGGCCGCACAGCCCTCCGTCATCCAGCCCCCGCAAGTGCAGACAgtacag atttctACTATAGCTGAGAGTGAGGACTCCCAGGAGTCTGTGGACAGTGTGACTGACTCCCAGAAGCGCAGAGAAATCCTGTCTCGACGGCCCTCCTACAG GAAGATCCTGAATGACCTGTCGTCGGATGCTCCGGCTGTTCCGCGGATAGAAGAGGAGAAGTCTGAGGAAGACTCCGCCCCCGCCATCACTACAGTTACAGTGCCCACGCCCATCTATCAAACTAGCAGCGGCCAGTACA TTGCCATCACTCAAGGTGGGGCGATTCAGTTGGCCAATAACGGCACGGACGGCGTACAGGGCCTGCAGACGCTGACCATGACCAACGCGGCGGGTGCCCAGCCGGGCACCACCATCCTACAGTACGCCCAGACCAGCGACGGACAGCAGATACTTGTACCCAGCAACCAGGTGGTCGTGCaag CTGCGTCCGGCGACGTCCAGGCCTACCAGATCCGCACGGCCAACACCAGCGCCATCGCCCCCGGTGTCGTCATGGCGTCGTCCCCCGCTCTCCCCAGCCAGGGTGCCGAAGAGGCCACGCGCAAGAGGGAGGTCCGCCTCATgaagaacag GGAGGCAGCGCGGGAGTGCCGTCGTAAGAAGAAGGAGTACGTGAAATGCCTGGAGAACCGCGTGGCCGTGCTGGAGAACCAGAACAAGACCCTGATCGAGGAGCTGAAGGCCCTCAAGGACCTGTactgccacaagtctgagtag
- the chmp2bb gene encoding charged multivesicular body protein 2b: MASLFKKKTVDDVIKEQTKELRGTQRQITRDRTALERQEKQMELEIKKMAKAGNKDACKILAKQLVQLRKQKNRTYAVSSKVTSMSTQTKLMNSQMKMAGAMAKTTKTMQAVNKKMDPQKTLQTMQNFQKETAKMEMTDEMINDTLDELFEGSDDEEESDNIVSQVLDEIGIEISGKMSKAPAASRNNPSASTSKADTISDDEIERQLKALGVD, from the exons ATGGCTTCGTTATTCAAGAAAAAGACGGTGGATG ATGTCATCAAAGAGCAAACCAAAGAACTCAGGGGAACCCAGCGGCAGATCACCCGAGACCGCACCGCCCTGGAGAGACAAGAGAAACAAATg GAGCTGGAGATTAAGAAAATGGCGAAGGCTGGGAACAAGGATGCGTGTAAGATCTTGGCCAAGCAGCTAGTTCAGCTACGCAAGCAGAAGAACCGCACCTACGCCGTCAGTTCAAAGGTCACCTCCATGTCCACGCAGACCAAGCTCATGAACTCTCAGATGAAGATGGCTGGTGCCATGGCCAAGACTACCAAA ACCATGCAGGCGGTCAATAAGAAGATGGATCCTCAGAAGACCCTCCAGACGATGCAGAACTTCCAGAAGGAGACGGCCAAGATGGAAATGACGGATGAGATGA TCAATGACACACTGGATGAGCTCTTCGAGGGCtcggatgatgaggaggagtcTGACAACATCGTGTCCCAGGTGCTTGACGAAATCGGCATCGAGATCTCAGGAAAG atgTCCAAGGCTCCCGCGGCGAGCAGGAACAACCCCAGTGCCTCCACGTCCAAAGCGGACACCATCTCAGACGACGAGATCGAGAGACAGCTGAAGGCCTTGGGAGTGGACTAA